In Spirochaetaceae bacterium, the genomic stretch TACTAAAAAACCTTGCCCCTGTTATCAGCAGGGGCAGGAGAATGTTAAAATAGGCATTTTAACATTTTTTGCCACTAGTTTAATACAGCGGCTGTACGGCTACTAGCATGAGTATCGTAATCATTAGTGCTAGTAGCACTTTGTTTATGGTAATACCCATAAACTTTCCTCCTTCTATAAAAATATTTGTCAACATCTTCTAGTGTAGAGGTGGAATTGCAATACTATGGCTTAAGGCCGTATGTAATTGTAATATAACCTAGTTGCTTTGTCAAGATAATAAATTAAGCAAGGTGCAATATTAAAGCCCTCTTACGAGGGCCTTAGTATTAGCGCGGACGCTCGCGCGGAATGGTAAACTCTTGGTCGGGAAAAATAAGGTCGGGGTTATGAGGGTTACGCAGCCTTGTACGGTTGGCCTCCCACAAATGCCGCCACGCAAAGCGGTCATTAAAGACTTCGGGCCGGGCGGCAATGCGCCACAGGCTTTCGCCGGGTACCACAATATGGCTTTCGGGCAGCTCAAAGTTAGCGCCAAAACCAAACATCTCTCTAAAAATGGCTAAAGCCTCATCGCTGTGGGTTACACTTTCGGCAAACTGGCCGGCCTCTAAACTAAAGGCAGCGGCGGCAATAGCTTCTTCCGCCCTATTAAACAGCTCGCTGCGGGTGGTGTCAAAGCTACGGCTGCGCGCTTCGGCTAACCACACCGCATTTAAAGCGGCAAGAGCGTTACCGGCCAGCTCGGCATCGGCGTCAGCTAAATCCTGCGGGCCGATATTAACATTGTTCTCATCGCCTATCGCTTTATCTAAAGCCTCGATAGCTTCGGCAAATAACCTTTCGGCTTCATCTATATCACCGGCTAAAAAGGCCAGCACCCCCGCTTCGCGCAGCTCGGTACTGCGTACATAATGCGGGGTACTAGCCCGGTAATCGCTTAAAGCCACACTGATATAGGTAGTGGCCTCCCGTAATAAACTAACG encodes the following:
- a CDS encoding LysM peptidoglycan-binding domain-containing protein, producing the protein MFKNSVILLCLLVWVLPLAAQPQSYRAANPHYIRSAELREQAILAFTAGNYAHAVSLLREATTYISVALSDYRASTPHYVRSTELREAGVLAFLAGDIDEAERLFAEAIEALDKAIGDENNVNIGPQDLADADAELAGNALAALNAVWLAEARSRSFDTTRSELFNRAEEAIAAAAFSLEAGQFAESVTHSDEALAIFREMFGFGANFELPESHIVVPGESLWRIAARPEVFNDRFAWRHLWEANRTRLRNPHNPDLIFPDQEFTIPRERPR